One Dysidea avara chromosome 8, odDysAvar1.4, whole genome shotgun sequence genomic window, AGCTTATAGTGGTTAGTAGTTTTGGAAcaatagcactagacagtaagAAGAGCAAGTAGTGACTatgctgaaaataaactacaggcactcaCATTCATATATAGACATAAGTTTTGGTCTgcaaagttggaatttggcatAAAATGTctaccatggattggcagatccaCCAAACTATAGTTTAGCCTATTATACACTGGAACATCCAAGTATGGAGGTATTTCAAATGAAGTGATGATGGATCTTGTTGTCAATGTCTGGTACATTTATGCAAGTAAGAGGAACGAAACAAAAAATAACTCTCCATGAGCAAGCAAATGAGATGctgtaggggggggggggggggggttaatTGATTTGATACTTCTTCCAAGTAATGGCTTGATTCTATCATATGGCACGTGTAATTTCCTctatttttttgttttattgaAAAAGTGTACTAGCTATGTAGATTTTTGCTGAGAGGGTCACAATTGTTACTGGTGACAGATGTGATCATGGTGGCCAGTATAGGCTGAGATCCCCAGCTCcttatttattttaattattAGTTTAGTCATATCCACTATCTTCCATATTATCATGATGATTGTTGTCATGGTGATTGTTGTTATTTCAGTTTGATACTGCCATCAACACTACTGTACCGTCAGGGTCAAagtgttgcctagtaacagatGGTATGTTGCCCCTGAGGCAGTGCTTGTTTCCCGAGGCAACCCAGAAGGAAATTACCCTAAAGgattatttttataattattttgattttggtaaagagttccatacTTCATTTCACCCAGATCAGGAATTGGAATCACTCAGCGATATTTTGGATTGTATCCTTTGTATTTGTAATAAGCTTGTATTTCACTTAACTCTTGGAAGATTTGAAAATTACTCTGGACAATGACCAACCTTATGGTGTCAACGTTGCCAAGGTGATGGCAGAAGTCATTGACCAGATACTCTACAATGGTGAGGATAATGTGTAGGAGTGTGAGGGGATGCAGTGAGTTGCTGTCAACTGCAATATCTTTTGTGATAATCACATTAAAATAGCTAATCAATATGAATTTGAAAAGTGTCTGCTCAAATATCACTGGTTGGTTTTCACATGAGTTTCATTCAGTTTTCTGAATACAACGCACAAAATCCACCAGGGATAGACATTCACACAATTTGGTCAGGTTTAAACTAGTAGGTGGACAATTTAATTTGAAACTTGTACAGCTGACAATGCTTTAATAATTAATACTCAAAGCTATCACTGGAGCTGTCATGACGATCACTTGGGCTTTCGTGATGTCATCTGGAATGTTCAATGGGATCTGTGTATGATTAGCACAGGCCCTTGTGAGCAAGAGGGACCGTCAaattttaattcgtcaaatAGACAAGTTGTTAAATTCACCAAATATTGTTCCTGTCAAATTTTCTTCATTTACAGTagtggggggggggaggggctcATCATGCATTTCATCTTAGAGACAACATAACGTGTTCCAATTAGAGGACTATGTCTCCTAATAAGCTCACTGTCTAGACCAACAGTGAATTTAGTAGCTCATGGCACCTCATTGATCTGAAATTGAAAATGACTGGTAAAGTGTTACcttatgttctgttagagtatttgaacagtgGACACTCAGTACCCCAGGTGGTCTCAGAAAcccaaactactctaatagaacatacacctgtactcaaatactctaatagaacagtccatTTCAGATAAACAAGGGTCGAATAACTGATGGGTGGTCTACTGTATATATtcaacaattcacttatctgaatactTATCATTGTCTGAGACCAGAATGGTTCAGAAGGTCCATATATGGTAATCACAATATATCCTTCTCATGCTACTACAGGTCACACCTTCAGTGATCCTCAGGGTATACAGAAAGAAGTCAAACTGAACCAACCAGTCAAGTGAGTGTTGTTACCATAATAACCGTGACTGAAGATTACATGATCTAGTGTTGATGTGGTACAAGATGATTGTGTAGTGAGATTGAGGGGATTACCCTTCTCTGCTGGTGCTGATGAGGTGGCCACATTTCTTGCTGGACTAGACCTTGTTGAGTGAGTAACCCTCAACCCCTTCCCTGTGTGTAGGTAGactagtgtgtatgtatgtatgtgtgtgtggtttaGTAACCCTCAACCCCTTCCCTGTGTGTAGGTagactagtgtgtgtgtgtgtgtgtgtgtgtgtgtgtgtgtgtgtgcgtgcgtgcgtgcgtgcgtgcgtgcgtgcgtgcgtgcgtgcgtgcgtgcgtgcgtgcgtgcgtgtgtgtgtggtttaGTAACCCTCAACTCCATCCCTACATTTGTACTAGGTTGTGTGGTTTAGTGAGTAACTTATATCAGTACAGTAGTTGTGCTATAACAGGAGCTGGTTATGACCTCCTTACTTTGTAGATCATTAGAGTATGATGATGTAGTGTTACCTGTTAGTGGCATCCCAAAATGAGAAATGTGTACATCTAAACTGTTTTAAAGATGATTAGCTTAAAGGTGACAAGCAAGATTCCAGCAATATATTATAGTATCCATTATAGTATCCATTATAGTATCCAGACTCCAGATGATGTGGTGGCTTTACTTACTAAGCTTCCGGTGATTTGCTACACTAGCTAAGTCACTATTTCTTCTGCATTGGGGGCTTCACGTCTTCACTGTTTATTTCCAGTACCATGACTAGCTATTTCTATGAGAGACACATGTTTCTACTTACACAGAATTGATCTCTATTCATCTCAGTATGAAACTGCGTGCACCCTGTCAAGAGCTAAATTCACTATCAACTTGTGatgtttacacacacacacacacacacacacacacacacacacacacacacacacacacacacacacacacacacacacacacacacacacacacacacacacacacctcaccgcacgcacacacacacacacacacacacacacacacacacacacacacacacacacacacacacacacacacacacacacacctcaccgcacgcacacgcacacacacacacacacgcacacacacacacacacacacacacacacacacacaccgcacacacatgcacacaccgcacgcacatgcacacacacacacaaacacacatgcacacaccgcacgcacgcacatgcacacacacgcacccacacacacatgccccccccctcccccccccccccccacacacacacacacatgcacacacaccgcacgcacgcacgcacatgcacacacacacacaccgcacgcacatgcacacacacgcaaatacacacgcacacccacacgcacccacacacacacgcacacacacacacactctgcTACATGCATAATAGTGCTAGTTTCAACTAAAGGTGACAGGATTTCACTAAAATTGAACATGACTGCTTAGCTAGAATTTTGTTGTCCAGTTATTAGGAATGCTGGAGTTAGGGGCTTTACTCCTGCTGGACACAActgttactctaatagaacagtcattgtggGGTAGTCCCTGATTATTGAGTTGTTACTCTAACTTCATCACTTCTTGTCCACAGTGGTGGTTTGGTTGTATGTCTCAGTCCTCAAGGACGCAGGAATGGTGAGGCCCTCGCTTGTCTGAAGAGCAAGGTGTTGACTGACCTGGCGATAGCTCGTCACAAGCATCACATGGGCAAAAGATACATTGAGGTactgttaccatggtaacatgTAGTGTTGTATCCCATCCCACAAGGTGTATGCGGAACACTCGGACGAGTTCCTTGAGCAGACTGGAGGTGAgttattgattgttgtgttactATTGGTCAGTGACAGATCATTGCAGCTGCCACAAGTGTGTCTACTGTGTCTCAAGGGATTGTCCGTATGCAAGGACTGCCCTTCAGGGCCACTGAGGGTGATATAGTAAGTGTGTCTGTGTGAAGGCTGAAGAGTATATTgtaatgtgtgttgtgtgtgagaGATTTGTTGTGTTcctgttattattgttactgtcccaggaggatttgtctgtGTGCTATAGTGCAGGGTGGTCTGGTGGTGGTTCACTGGGCACCAATAGCTGCTCTTTGTATAGTAATCAACGCTGTTGCTATATTATTGTGTTACCCGTTGTCTAGGTGGAGTGGTTTGAAGGCACGGCTAAAGTCAGTTCTGGTCGTAATGGGGTCCTGATCTCTCGTTATGTTGATGGACGAGCAACAGGGGATGCTTTTGTCCTGTTTGACACAGAGGAGGAAGCCACTAAAGCTCTTAAGATGGACCATGAGTCGATGGGGAGCAGATACATCGTCTTGTTCCCTTGTCCTTTTGTGGAGCTGAAaaaggtgatcatgtgatctagtGTATGCGTTGTGTGATCTAGTGTGTGCCATCGTGATCTAGCTGTaatgtggatcatgtgatgctcTGATGGTATATATACATCTTATTGTATGATTAGGGCCTTGATTGTagtattgtgactgttctattagagtaggtgtGTAAATTGTGTTAGAGGAATTGAACGGATTCCTATAGACGATTTCCACGTGATACAGAGACACCGGACCAGGTATTACGGAATTTGGATACGCTGGTAGGCAAGGAATCAATGCACTTAGGAATGGCGCTCAGTTGGTTATGTCAGCCTGAGGAAACTCAGGAAAGCAAAGCGAAAATGCTTCTTCTTAACAGCCACACGACAAGGTAGAAGAATTAACTGGTGTTTTATCAGGAATGATGCTTAAACAGTTAAAGCTATTGGTGAAGGACTGCAATATACGCCTCACTGGATCTTCGAAGAAAGGTGAAGTGAGGGACAGAGTACTGGCTATGGCAAGGATTGGCACGATTCGAGGAAAGCATGATGAGGACAATGATGAAGCAACAGGGATATTGTACATAACAGACGAGGTTAAAAGTGTGTTGAGGACCCTTCCGCTATTTTCCAGGGTGACAGAACGGAGCAAGGAACTTGGTGAAAAGTCACATTGGTGAATATTATAGTGTATCTAGTCTATGGATGGGACAAGACCTTTGATATGCATGCGTTACGAGCTCACAAGTCACTGAAGGCTTACAAGTTCTTCAATGATTTTTGAAAAACATATAGGTTCATGAATGCCAGACCACCAATGATTTGTCTCCTCGAGTGTTGTATTTCCGTGCCTTTGTTTACCATTCACTGACTTGTGATGCTCCCCTGGAAGTCTTTGTAGCTTTGAATGTGATACTGGAAATGTGTATGCTGGCCAGTGTTCCTGTGTGTCTGGGTAAGTACAGTACCTAGCAGTCCTAACTTGAAACATTGCTAAGAGTTATTAGAGTAGTAGAGGACAGTGTTAACAGGTTCAGCAAACACTGAGAGTGTTAAGGCCTAAGCAGCAGATAGAAACTCCATTAGCTATCACCACTAATGCAGTAAACCCACTAGCTGTATTGCGTTTAGTACTGACTGTTGCAGTTAGACACTGTTACTAATATTATTAAATTATATTGATTAATGTTAGCTCAATATTCTGATTTGCCATATGGTCAAGCTTGGGTTAGGGTTAGTTAGGTCAAGCTTGTAACCACATTTCTGCTCTGCTTTGTTATAATGATTACCATCCAAATGATGCTGATTTGCCTACAGATAAGTCCAAAACTTCCATAGCTATGACATAGAACCAGCCACTTAAGAAGGTTGTCACTCCGGCCTGTGCCACTTCCATGACATTTGTCAAGCCTACTCATGGGGATGATCCTGAACTAGATCATAACAAATCAAACGGAGTACATTTGATCCTCGCCAGCACCAACACAGGATTTTAGATACAGATGCAGTGAATAAACTTTTATACTCTGTTCCATCTACAGGGCTACAGCAGCTCTGGAGAAGGTGCGATACCTCAGAAGTTCAATTGCTACGTTCACCGAGTCATTGTGGAGCCATTTCATTTATAGTCAGATTCATCCCATGACATCACACCCTTTCTCCCCATCTACTGATGATTGCCACAGATATTTAGATAGCATGAGACTGCCCATGACAACAGTGGAAGACATACAAATTGCAACACATGACCAGTCAGACTGTGAGCTTTGGTATGCCTTACGGAATGGTAGACTGACCAGTTCAAGGTTTGGTGAAATCTTGCACCGACGACCAACAACTAATTCAAGATGACTTGTCAAGGGTGTGGTGGGCCTATCAAATGTTCAACTCCTGCAATGAGGTGGGGAAAGGATATTGGGGAAACTGTCTACAAAATTTATGTCGACAATAGAGCAGCTGAAGGTGAAAATATGATCGTTACATTCAGAGGATTACATTTATTGGTGGAAAAGAGTTATTTGGGTGCTTCCCCTGATGGACTGGTACTATGTTCTAGTGTTGACACTTTGTGTAATGGCTGCTTGGAAATTAAATGCCCATACAGCACAGAAGGGTGTGTAGCAGTTGACTAAGACCATTGCAGAGAAGTTTGGCAACAAGTTTTTCATGAGAAGTAGAGTAGATGGTAGTTACCATGTGATCATGTGTACTATGCTCAAGTACAAGGGCAAATGGCTATTTTAGAAGTGGAGTGGTGTGATTTAGTGGAGGTGAAATTGTTGTTGATCGTATCCTAGCTGAAATAGTATACTGGAACAATCTGTGTGAGAAGCTTGATGGATTTTATGTTCAGCACATAATTCCTGTCTACAAAGATACTTTTAAGAAGAAAATGGGATGGAGTTGTAATCACTATAATTAATCCCTGTTGTGAGGTTGTAAGGTCAAGTATTTGTTACTTGCCATGTTATACTATAAAGAGTACACATCATGAATAACTAACTACATACAGGGAACATGACTACAAGTTTTACACACACAGCCAATCCTACTGAATCAATGGTACATCAAAATTAGTCAAGTACACACTTACACCACTGACTAGATCAAACATTGTATTAGCAAAGGTTTTATTTAAAATGTCTTCCACAGCCAATAGCTGCTCAACATGGATACGCAATTCGGCTATTTTCCTTGTTCGTTCTACATCTAATGCTGGCATCTGCTTTCTCTTTGATTCCAGCTTTGGTGGAACATTTACAAGTATTCATCTTTTGGTGACCAACTACTGAAACCCTTTGTCTGCCATGATCATATCTCCAGGTTCTAGTAAGTCAACCAGATCACCTGATCTGACACATGGCCACCCCACTCCTCTGAAACAAAGCTGATTAATCCAGAGGGAGTCATCCAACCAATTTGCTTCAATATCAACCTCTACATTTCATTCTCCCATAGTACTACAAGATCCAATTCAGTCAAGCTACACCACAACGTATCCTTTACTAATAAAGAGCGTCATTTTTATTTCAACCGAATCTGTCGCCTTTGGAATTCCCTACCAATCATTGATATAAGTTTGCCTATAGAAACCATCAAAAGACGCATCAAATCTTTtctctggaatcattttatcaCAAACTTCAATTCTACTGACCCACACAAATATCACTATCTCTGTCCATGTGGTAACTGTGTCAGCAATCATCTTGTCATGAACTTTGACCTCTTGTAGTTACATACTAATTGatttataattaaataaataagtaacttactgtagttaagtaattaatttttgtaacatactcaggccactagcacaggttgctagtgggccctcagcatggactaatattgttttcatgaaTGTGTAATcactgtatctgtatgtagttgtacccatgctgaaaagccttataaataaataaattaaaatataTCCTCTCCAGGTGATGTGTATGTTTACCAAATTTCACACACACATTTGGTTAAATTGCCATTTTAAACTTTATTGTTGTCTTGCTAATAAGCTCAGATTATTTACTCATTTGTTGGGAAAATGACATTTAAATGATGCAGGCATCCACTGCAATACTTGGTCTCTGGTAGGAAGAGTGAACAACAGATGTTCTTTGACAGAAACAAAATCTATGTGGCAAACAGCCTACTGTAAGTGGCTTTACTGATCTGTAATCTGATTGAAACATCAAAGTAGGGGTGTGCGATAATGACATTTTTATTATTGCGATAATATACCTCATTATCACGATAATTGACTACACATGTACCAATTAGATACTGTAAATGTCTCTAATAATTATCACTGTGTCACTCgtttttcagctgtgcttgTTTTATAGCTATCTTTGCAAACCAGTATCATGACAAACCAGTATCATGGCAAACCAGTATCATGACAAACCAGTATCATGACAAACCAGTATCATGACAAACCAGTATCATGACAAACCAGTATCATGACAAACCAGTATCATGACAAACCAGTATCATGACAAACCAGTATCATGACAAACCAGTATCATGacaaaaaattaaaagtatTCATTAGAATTTTACCTGGAATTGTAACAATTTTCTTATTTCAGGTTGGCCACATGTAGTTTACAGAAGTATCCTATTATCATGATAATGTGATAATAAAAATTTTCACGGTAACGATAAGGACTTTTCATGATAATTGATTAATCACGATTATCGCACAGCACCAATCAAAAGTTTCTAGTCCACGCCTAATCTACTGGTCTGTTAGGTCAGCAAGTGGTTGAGTAATGGGCATACCAGACTGTGGTACATCATCTCTCGTGTTACTACCATTCCAAGGAGTTAATGCTACTGCTTTTGGTGTTAAATACTCTACAAATGTAACAAGACTATTGTAGGTAGGCAAGCCAGTGTAGTAGTGTGTCATCATAGCCTTCCAACATCATTCTGACACTAAATTCTGGTCTAAaccatagctatgtacataaacACTCACACTGTATGGGGTGGGTTATAGTGTCTTCTGTTTGGCATTCTGTTATTGGGGCGAGTCCCAGTATAGTCAAGAAATGGTACATACGTCACGTTCACTAAAATTTACTGGAGGAAAACAGATTGCCCTACACTGTTGGTGAATAGTACGTACGTTGTGTTCATGAAAATTAATGAAGTGGTGTACTGTTACTGCACCTGACTCAGCACGTGATTCAGCACATGGTTTAATATGACTGAACAACAATGAGAGGAAACATTGGCTAGAAGGAGAGAGTGTGACAGACTATGAAGATCACAAGAAACACCTGAAGAAAGAGAGACCAGGTAGCTAACTATCTATACTTGTAATGATAACATACTAAACTGACCTTATCACTCACAAGTGGGCTACATGGAGGGAATATGACGTGCTCGATTAACTACTGAACACAGATCTTGTGAATATATGTCGCAGAGAAAGACCACTATAAAAGCTGCTAGCTATACAGCAGCTGGTGTCATTTCAATAGCTTACATGGTCACATTTATCAGCTGTTGCCATCAACACCCGCTGCATACACAATGACAATCCTATCCTGTACAATAGGTCACTAGAGCTGCACGATATGGCGATACTTATCGGTAGAGGCGATATCACCCTTGTACGATGTCAAGTTGTAAGCATGGCGATAATTATCGTACGTAATTAAAAACTGATCATGATCACGTGTTCTGAAAACAAAGGAAACATGGCGGATGAATCTTCGCCCCTGCAGTCCGAGCTTGAGTCCGAGTCGTCTTCTACTAACCCTTCTACTGACCCACCCGGAACTATAGAAGGGTTAGTCAGTAAGCGAAATACAAAGGCGTTCATATGGAAATACTTTGGTTTCTTACCTGATGAAAACGGAAGACCTCGTGGCAATCCGAAGTGCCGCCTTTGTGGAGCAGAAGTATTAGCAAAGGATAGTAACACAAGTAATTTGTACAGCCACTTACGCTATAAGCATCCAGACGAGCACAGTATCGTGCAAGCTGCTACTGGCACTAAGGGGAAGAAGACAGACGACGACAGTGGTAGGCAGCCATCGCTTGAAACAACATGGGATAAGACGAAGATGTTATCAGCGAAGTCACAAGAATACAGAAGACTCACGAAGTCTGTGACATTTTGTTTGGCTCGAGATATGCTACCTATTTCTACTGTGGATAAGGTGGGATTTCGTGAAATGCTCCGTACTTTCAATCCCAGGTACAAACTTCCATGCCGAAACCATTTCACAAATATTGCCATTCCTGAATTAGTAGCAGAGACTCGAAGCAGTATTGAGAGCCAAATTACTGATGGTAACATTTATCATTTTGCTGCCACCACTGACATGTGGACATCAGCAGCTGGAGATCCTTACATCACCTTAACATGTCATGCCATCAGCCAACAATGGGAACTCAAGTCCTACTGCTTACAGACCCACTATCTACCCCAAGACCATACGGCAGTTAACATTAAGGATGTTCTGTTGGAAACTCTGCACGAATGGAATCTGGAGCCAGATAAATTAGTTGGGATTACCACTGACAGTGGATCTAATGTAAAACTAGCTTGTGAGCTTTTAGGATGGGTaaggcttagctgttttggacaTAATTTGAATTTAGCAGTGGGCAAGGGACTAAATGATACCAGGATACAGCGTGCTTTAAGGGTTTGTCGAGCATTAGTGGCCAGCTTCTCAAGGAGCTGGAAGAAACAAAGGGATTTGGTTGAAGCTCAAGAGCAGAAGAATTTGCCCATTCATAAGCTAAAAGTTGATGTTGTGACACGCTGGGGATCTTGTTATGACATGGTAGAGCGTGTGTTGGAGCAATTAGAAGCCATCAGGATGGTGCTGTGTGATGACCGCAACTCATCCCATCTAATACCATCATGGCAAGATAGTGACATGTTGGAATCAATTGCTGCTGCGTTAAAACCATTGAAAGCGATGACAGATGCTTTGTCTGGTGAGCAATGTGTCACTATTTCTGTGGTAATACCATTGTTGAGCCACATCTATAGTACAATGGAACATGAAGTAGATGATACAGAAATAACTGATGAAATCAAAGAACGTATTATGGAGGATTTGAAGACAAGGTACATGGATCCAGATATGAGACAACTGCTTGAACTTGCGTCATTTTTGGACCCTCGTTTCAAACTTGCACACGTCACTGACAAGGATGGTATACTAAAGGAGATAGAGAAACAGATGATGACGGAGATTAACACTGAAACACTCACCTCTGCTCAAGCTAGTGTCTCACCCCAGTCAACTGCAagtagatcatgtgatactgGCCCTAGCTCATCTCTCAGTTCTGCCAATGCACTAGCACCTCCTCCTAGTAAGAAAGTGAAAGGATTAAGTAAAATACTAAGTAACTGTTTTGGCAATGCTGAGGTACAGGTAACCCCTCAACAAAGAGTTAAACAGGAAATTGCTCAGTATCTTACCCATCCCCAGCTCAGCATGGAAGATGAGCCTCTTCCATGGTGGAAGTCTGAGTGTGTTCGGTATCCAGTGCTTGCTAAGGTAGCAAAAAAGTTTTTGTGTCTGTGTGCTACCAGCGTGCCCTCAGAACGTGTCTTTAGTTGTGGAGGAAATATTGTCTGTGACAGTAGAACCTGTCTTAAACCTCAGAGAGTAGATAGTTTGGTGTTTTTGGCACAAAACCTAAAGTGAACcacattgtaactgaactcgtTAGTTGTTATTTACTGGTCATGTCTTGTTATACCTTATACTGCTTTTACTTTGTACCCTAGTATTGTTGCTGTTTTTATCATGTCATATCACAGGTACATAACTCATTGTTGGTTCAAATTAGACACTAATATTTTTTCAtataatatcgtgatatttagtaatatcgtgatatatggtTGATGATATATCGTCCATGAAAAATTTCAATATCGTGCAGCTCTATAGGTCACCACATTAAAGCTAACTATATTATATAGTCTACAACCACCCGGCTTAGGCAATAATACTAATGTTGTAATGCCAATACAATTAGTTGTCACAATTACAGTCCTAATATATAACAACATAACAATTACAGCTTCATTGCATAACTAACTTTCGTT contains:
- the LOC136263744 gene encoding E3 SUMO-protein ligase ZBED1-like: MITCSENKGNMADESSPLQSELESESSSTNPSTDPPGTIEGLVSKRNTKAFIWKYFGFLPDENGRPRGNPKCRLCGAEVLAKDSNTSNLYSHLRYKHPDEHSIVQAATGTKGKKTDDDSGRQPSLETTWDKTKMLSAKSQEYRRLTKSVTFCLARDMLPISTVDKVGFREMLRTFNPRYKLPCRNHFTNIAIPELVAETRSSIESQITDGNIYHFAATTDMWTSAAGDPYITLTCHAISQQWELKSYCLQTHYLPQDHTAVNIKDVLLETLHEWNLEPDKLVGITTDSGSNVKLACELLGWVRLSCFGHNLNLAVGKGLNDTRIQRALRVCRALVASFSRSWKKQRDLVEAQEQKNLPIHKLKVDVVTRWGSCYDMVERVLEQLEAIRMVLCDDRNSSHLIPSWQDSDMLESIAAALKPLKAMTDALSVQWNMK